In Synechococcus sp. KORDI-52, one genomic interval encodes:
- a CDS encoding TIGR00730 family Rossman fold protein — protein MKRVAVYCGSSSAVPAVFKAAATELGACLAFKGITVVYGGARIGLMGDVADAALASGGDVIGVIPQALMLDEVVHKGLTRLEVVGSMHERKARMLELADGVVAMPGGLGTLEELFEALTWAQLRVHAKPIGLLNVNGYFETLLSFLDDSVSTGFLLEQNRALLLDATTTESLLNRLLNAF, from the coding sequence ATGAAGAGGGTCGCTGTTTACTGCGGATCCTCGAGCGCTGTACCAGCCGTTTTCAAGGCTGCTGCCACTGAGCTGGGTGCATGTCTCGCCTTCAAAGGCATCACCGTGGTTTATGGCGGAGCTCGGATTGGCTTGATGGGAGATGTTGCTGATGCCGCTTTGGCGTCTGGAGGGGACGTGATCGGGGTGATTCCACAGGCACTGATGCTCGATGAGGTGGTACATAAAGGTCTGACCCGTCTAGAGGTTGTGGGCTCGATGCATGAGCGCAAGGCTCGGATGCTTGAGCTGGCCGATGGGGTCGTCGCCATGCCCGGTGGTCTCGGGACCCTCGAAGAGTTGTTTGAGGCCCTGACATGGGCTCAATTGCGGGTACATGCGAAACCAATCGGACTGCTCAATGTGAATGGCTACTTCGAGACCTTGCTGAGCTTTTTGGATGACAGTGTTTCGACGGGTTTTCTCTTGGAGCAGAATCGCGCGCTCCTGCTGGATGCAACAACGACAGAATCTCTGCTCAATCGACTCCTCAACGCGTTCTGA
- a CDS encoding DUF427 domain-containing protein: MQAIFNGRVLAESDDIVKVDGNPYFPRETMNSEFFRESSHTTVCGWKGTARYWDVVVGDQVITNAVWAYDTPKPDAENIRERFAFYRNKGVTLV; the protein is encoded by the coding sequence ATGCAGGCGATCTTCAACGGCAGGGTGCTTGCGGAGAGCGACGACATCGTGAAGGTGGATGGCAATCCATACTTCCCCCGCGAAACGATGAACTCGGAATTCTTTCGCGAGTCGAGTCACACCACCGTCTGTGGCTGGAAGGGGACGGCCCGTTACTGGGATGTGGTGGTTGGCGATCAGGTGATTACCAATGCTGTGTGGGCATACGACACTCCCAAGCCAGACGCTGAAAACATTCGCGAGCGCTTTGCCTTCTACCGAAACAAGGGAGTGACGCTGGTCTGA
- a CDS encoding SDR family NAD(P)-dependent oxidoreductase: protein MQRKVLLTGASRGIGRSIAKRLLDDGHRLSLGLREPEALRGTELDVDGVTHHAYDAMDPATAAAWVDDTVRQWGEIDTLIHCAGILHRTPLLFEDGEEHDLDELWAINVKGPWWLTRAAWPFLVASGQGRIQVLVSMSGKRVKGRMAGYPVSKFALMGLCQSMRNEGWGHGIRVTAICPSWVNTAMARSVTDVEPAAMTQPDDLASLASTLLSLPEASVPFEVAMNCALET, encoded by the coding sequence ATGCAGCGCAAGGTTTTGCTCACCGGAGCCAGTCGTGGCATCGGCCGTTCCATCGCCAAGCGGCTGCTTGACGACGGCCATCGGCTCAGCCTTGGCTTACGAGAGCCAGAAGCGTTACGAGGAACGGAGCTGGACGTCGACGGTGTTACGCATCACGCCTATGACGCCATGGATCCAGCGACCGCTGCGGCTTGGGTTGACGACACCGTTCGTCAGTGGGGAGAGATCGACACTCTGATCCACTGCGCGGGGATTCTGCATCGCACACCCCTGCTCTTTGAAGATGGTGAGGAACACGATCTGGATGAACTTTGGGCGATCAATGTGAAGGGACCCTGGTGGCTGACCCGTGCTGCCTGGCCGTTTCTGGTGGCCAGCGGCCAAGGACGGATTCAGGTTCTGGTATCGATGAGTGGCAAACGCGTTAAAGGTCGAATGGCGGGCTACCCCGTGAGCAAGTTCGCCTTGATGGGGCTCTGCCAGAGCATGCGCAATGAAGGTTGGGGGCATGGGATCCGCGTGACCGCCATCTGCCCCAGCTGGGTCAACACCGCAATGGCCCGTTCAGTGACGGACGTCGAGCCTGCTGCGATGACTCAACCCGATGACCTTGCGTCCCTCGCCAGCACCCTCTTGTCGCTGCCGGAGGCCTCCGTTCCCTTTGAGGTTGCCATGAATTGTGCACTGGAAACTTGA
- a CDS encoding HIT family protein encodes MRYEIERSELWVLRHHPDPAPLPGWLLLDSLRHCSGPVDFSEAEAMDWGRAVRNASLLVKQITGCQRVYAIAFGEGAQHLHLHLIPRHLDEPGSKAWAVADLYRAMDSGDRAATDSAVVVTMVQRCRSLLSTRG; translated from the coding sequence ATGCGTTACGAAATTGAGCGATCTGAACTCTGGGTGTTGCGCCATCACCCCGACCCGGCTCCTCTTCCTGGCTGGCTTCTTCTTGATTCTCTACGCCACTGTTCAGGTCCTGTGGATTTCTCTGAGGCCGAAGCTATGGACTGGGGGCGGGCCGTACGCAATGCCAGTCTTCTTGTGAAGCAGATCACGGGCTGTCAGCGTGTCTATGCCATTGCTTTTGGCGAGGGGGCCCAGCACCTTCATCTGCATCTCATCCCCCGGCACCTGGATGAGCCTGGTTCCAAGGCCTGGGCAGTTGCCGACTTGTATCGGGCGATGGACAGCGGAGATCGAGCGGCAACGGATTCTGCCGTCGTGGTCACGATGGTTCAGCGCTGCCGCTCCTTGCTTAGCACTCGAGGTTGA
- a CDS encoding thermonuclease family protein, with the protein MRLNCIDAPKLRSTRYKLKEPIKARASRDFLRDLILGKEVVIKRKTTDRYGRTVAELEVDGVNVNELMVHEGYADVDERYADQCEWFAELMQD; encoded by the coding sequence ATCCGACTCAACTGCATTGATGCCCCGAAGCTGAGGTCCACCCGCTACAAGCTGAAGGAACCAATCAAGGCTCGTGCCTCACGTGACTTCCTCCGTGATCTGATCCTTGGCAAGGAGGTGGTGATCAAGCGCAAGACCACCGATCGCTACGGCAGGACCGTGGCAGAGCTTGAGGTTGATGGCGTGAACGTCAACGAGCTGATGGTCCACGAGGGCTACGCCGATGTTGATGAGCGGTACGCCGACCAGTGCGAGTGGTTTGCAGAGCTGATGCAAGACTGA
- a CDS encoding type I restriction-modification system subunit M N-terminal domain-containing protein, with product MSDTNLSAFIWSVADLLRGDYKQSDYGKVILPFTVLRRLDCVLEPTKAAVLEEKALREGQGLDPEPFMLRKAGQLFCNSPQAEFVASLPDRYACFVGSQALVNSLDVVPELQGVP from the coding sequence GTGTCCGACACCAACCTCTCTGCATTCATCTGGTCCGTCGCCGACCTGCTGCGTGGTGACTACAAGCAGAGCGACTACGGCAAGGTCATCCTGCCTTTCACCGTCTTGCGAAGGCTCGACTGCGTCCTAGAGCCCACCAAGGCAGCCGTCCTAGAGGAGAAGGCCCTCAGAGAGGGACAAGGGCTCGACCCAGAGCCGTTCATGCTGCGCAAAGCAGGCCAGCTCTTCTGCAACAGCCCTCAAGCAGAGTTTGTTGCGTCGCTGCCGGATCGATACGCCTGCTTTGTCGGCTCTCAAGCCTTGGTTAACAGCCTTGATGTGGTCCCCGAACTACAAGGTGTGCCCTAA
- a CDS encoding DUF3104 domain-containing protein, whose amino-acid sequence MPAPQPDPVFLHVKAGMTVIVTDTEGAWRMADVIWVDGGARNPNVPTLFQVADVDTGVINWINADLVTHICPRG is encoded by the coding sequence ATGCCAGCGCCCCAGCCGGATCCGGTTTTCCTGCACGTCAAAGCAGGTATGACCGTGATCGTCACCGACACGGAAGGTGCCTGGCGCATGGCTGATGTGATTTGGGTCGATGGCGGCGCCAGAAACCCCAACGTTCCAACGCTGTTCCAAGTGGCAGACGTCGATACAGGCGTCATCAACTGGATCAACGCCGACCTCGTGACTCACATCTGCCCAAGGGGCTGA
- a CDS encoding DUF3104 domain-containing protein, whose protein sequence is MSVDHSAAVKGGDAKFLHVRPGHFVIVGSGDKAKGDWWMGQVVFCEGGARDPKVNSLFQIADVDTGVIRWINADEVSDVLWSMDGWPGVADQAWN, encoded by the coding sequence ATGTCGGTTGACCACAGCGCTGCCGTCAAGGGTGGTGATGCCAAGTTCCTGCATGTCCGTCCTGGGCACTTCGTGATCGTTGGCAGTGGCGATAAGGCGAAGGGTGACTGGTGGATGGGTCAGGTGGTGTTCTGCGAGGGCGGCGCCAGAGATCCCAAGGTGAATTCCCTGTTCCAGATTGCCGATGTGGATACTGGCGTCATCCGCTGGATCAATGCCGATGAAGTGAGCGATGTGCTCTGGTCGATGGATGGGTGGCCGGGTGTGGCCGATCAGGCGTGGAACTGA